The Clostridium sporogenes region GGGAGGACATTAATATAAAAGAAACCTCCCTTATTATATTAATTATATAACCTTTTCAATTTTTTTATTATCAGAAAGTGAAGGTATTTCAAGAGATTCATTTTTTAAACTTTTCTTTAGAGAAATCATTGCAATTATCATTATAAAAGCAAAGGGAAAGGCTGCTATTACAGAAACTGTTTGTATCATATCTAATCCTCCAGCTACTAGAAAAACAACAGTTAAAGAAGCTTGAAGTATTCCCCAAATGAACTTTTTAGATATTTTAGGATTTAAGTCTCCATTAGAGGAAAGCATGCCTAATACAAAAGTTGCAGAGTCCGCTGAAGTTACAAAGAAAGTTCCTAAAAGCATTATAGCTATTAAGGAAATTAAATATCCAAAATGATATTCATTCATAACAACAAAAAAAGCTGTTTCGGCTCTTTTAATTGCAGTAAGTGCAACAGTGTGACTTACATTAAAGCCCATAGTTCCAAATACGGCAAACCATATAAAGCAGATTATTGATGGAACAAATAATACTCCTAGTAAAAATTCTTTTATAGTCCTTCCTTTGGAAATTCTAGCTATAAATATTCCTACAGGAGGAGCCCAAGCTATCCACCAACCCCAATAGAATATAGTCCATCTTTTATACCAATTACCAGTAACAAATATATTATTATTATCTATTAGCAGTTCTTTTGCATAAACCCCTAAGCCTTTAAATAAATTTTTATTTATATCTAAAGTAGGACCTATTAATATTACAGATATTAATAAAACTGCTGCCAATAACATATTTAAGTTAGATAAAGTTTGAATTCCTTTATTAAGACCTGAAGATGCAGAAACTATAAAGCATATAGTAACTAAAATTATTATGATAAGTTGAACCGTAATATTTTCAGGAATATTAAATAAGTAGTTTAAACCTGCATTGATTTGAAGGGCACCAAGTCCAAGAGAAGTAATTACCCCTGCTACAGTTGCAAAGATAGTAAAAATATCTATTGTATTTCCAATCCATCCGGAAGCTTTTTTTTCACCAATTAAAGGTATTAATAAACTACTCATTAAAGCTGGTTTGCCTTTCCTAAATTGAAAATAGGTTAATGCTAGAGCTAGAATAGCATAACAAGACCAGGCTGAAATCCCCCAATGTAGGAATGATTTTGTCATAGCAAAGGTTTTTGCTTCTTCTGTAAATCCTTGTAAATTAAATGGTCGAATATAATGGTTTAAAGGTTCTGCAACTCCCCAAAAAATTAAACCTATACCCATACCAGCACTAAAAAGCATTGTAAACCACGAAATTAAACTATATTCTGGTTCTTCATTATCCTTTCCTAATTTTAGTTTGCCATATTTACTAAAGGCTGCCCACATACAAAAAATAAAAAAAGATAGCATAACCAGTATATAAAACCAAGAAAACCTATCCAATAAGAAATTTAATATATTTTTAGTGGATTTTGCAAAAGCATCAATATTAAAAAAAGCCAATGACAATATAAGTAATAAGCTTATAATTGATACATAAAAAACCTTTTCTCTTTTCAATTTTTCAATCATATAAATCCTCCTATGACTGACAACTTATAAAATATATAAGTGTGTCAGATTGTAATTTCTATTATAGCATACAGGCTTAAAATTGTAAAA contains the following coding sequences:
- a CDS encoding BCCT family transporter, whose product is MIEKLKREKVFYVSIISLLLILSLAFFNIDAFAKSTKNILNFLLDRFSWFYILVMLSFFIFCMWAAFSKYGKLKLGKDNEEPEYSLISWFTMLFSAGMGIGLIFWGVAEPLNHYIRPFNLQGFTEEAKTFAMTKSFLHWGISAWSCYAILALALTYFQFRKGKPALMSSLLIPLIGEKKASGWIGNTIDIFTIFATVAGVITSLGLGALQINAGLNYLFNIPENITVQLIIIILVTICFIVSASSGLNKGIQTLSNLNMLLAAVLLISVILIGPTLDINKNLFKGLGVYAKELLIDNNNIFVTGNWYKRWTIFYWGWWIAWAPPVGIFIARISKGRTIKEFLLGVLFVPSIICFIWFAVFGTMGFNVSHTVALTAIKRAETAFFVVMNEYHFGYLISLIAIMLLGTFFVTSADSATFVLGMLSSNGDLNPKISKKFIWGILQASLTVVFLVAGGLDMIQTVSVIAAFPFAFIMIIAMISLKKSLKNESLEIPSLSDNKKIEKVI